A portion of the Nitratidesulfovibrio termitidis HI1 genome contains these proteins:
- the nhaA gene encoding Na+/H+ antiporter NhaA, with translation MTHDTGHDLRSSYARPATPADRLLDPFLSFMRMEAASGILLLACTVLALCAANSPLAPAWHAFWQHPFAMGPEGFELRKALILWVNDGLMAIFFFLVGLEIKREMLAGELASPAQALPPVLAAAGGMAAPALVYLAFNMGHPSGIAQGWAVPMATDIAFALGVLSLAGDRVPLSVKVFLTALAIADDIGAVLAIALFYTADISLVALGIGFAALAVAALGNWLGVVRTLFYVLAGAVTWVAFLKSGVHATVAGVLLAFCIPARARATPGDLVNAGRHLLDTLENGASDAHLLADAHRHAAVEAMETAARHASTPLRRLEHALAPWVAWGIMPVFALANAGVSISPDLLGGLGNPVTLGVAAGLFFGKQLGVLAAVWLPVKLGLARLPRGMTWRHVYGVALLAGIGFTMALFVAQLAYADALTLDYAKVGILSASLVAGVCGWLVLRTAPQQPDQTEARIP, from the coding sequence ATGACGCACGACACCGGTCACGACCTGCGATCCTCTTACGCACGGCCTGCGACCCCTGCCGATCGCCTGCTCGACCCCTTCCTGTCCTTCATGCGCATGGAGGCAGCCAGCGGCATCCTGCTGCTGGCCTGCACCGTACTTGCGCTGTGCGCGGCCAATTCGCCCCTGGCCCCTGCCTGGCATGCCTTCTGGCAACACCCCTTCGCCATGGGGCCGGAAGGCTTCGAACTGCGCAAGGCGCTGATCCTCTGGGTGAACGACGGCCTTATGGCCATCTTCTTCTTTCTGGTGGGCCTGGAAATCAAGCGCGAGATGCTGGCCGGAGAACTGGCCAGCCCCGCCCAGGCGCTGCCGCCAGTGCTGGCCGCTGCGGGCGGCATGGCGGCCCCGGCCCTGGTCTACCTGGCCTTCAACATGGGCCATCCTTCCGGCATTGCGCAGGGCTGGGCCGTGCCCATGGCCACCGACATCGCCTTTGCCCTCGGCGTGCTTTCGCTGGCCGGGGACAGGGTGCCCCTTTCGGTCAAGGTGTTCCTGACCGCCCTGGCCATTGCCGACGACATCGGCGCGGTGCTGGCCATCGCCCTGTTCTACACGGCGGACATTTCGCTGGTGGCGCTGGGCATCGGCTTTGCCGCGCTGGCCGTGGCCGCGCTGGGCAACTGGCTGGGGGTGGTGCGCACCCTGTTCTACGTGCTGGCGGGCGCCGTGACCTGGGTGGCCTTCCTGAAATCCGGCGTGCATGCCACGGTGGCGGGCGTGCTGCTGGCCTTCTGCATACCCGCTCGCGCACGGGCCACCCCCGGCGATCTCGTGAACGCCGGGCGCCACCTGCTGGACACCCTGGAAAACGGGGCATCCGACGCCCACCTGCTGGCCGATGCCCACCGCCATGCCGCCGTCGAGGCCATGGAAACCGCCGCCCGCCACGCTTCCACCCCCCTGCGCAGGCTGGAGCATGCGTTGGCCCCGTGGGTAGCCTGGGGCATCATGCCGGTGTTCGCCCTGGCCAATGCCGGGGTGTCCATCAGCCCCGACCTGCTGGGTGGCCTTGGCAACCCGGTAACCCTTGGGGTGGCGGCGGGCCTGTTCTTCGGCAAGCAGCTTGGGGTGCTGGCCGCCGTGTGGCTGCCGGTGAAGCTGGGGCTGGCCCGGCTGCCCCGCGGCATGACCTGGCGACACGTGTACGGCGTGGCCCTGCTGGCAGGCATCGGGTTCACCATGGCCCTGTTCGTGGCGCAACTGGCCTACGCCGATGCGCTCACGCTGGACTACGCCAAGGTGGGCATTCTCTCCGCCTCTCTGGTGGCCGGGGTGTGCGGCTGGCTGGTGCTGCGCACCGCCCCGCAGCAGCCTGACCAGACGGAGGCCCGCATCCCCTGA